One Microbacterium trichothecenolyticum DNA window includes the following coding sequences:
- the rpsK gene encoding 30S ribosomal protein S11, producing the protein MAQAKSAARKPRRKEKKNIAVGQAHIKSTFNNTIVSITDPSGAVISWASSGGVGFKGSRKSTPYAAGMAAESAARQAQEHGVKKVDVFVKGPGSGRETAIRSLTAAGLEVGSIQDVTPQAHNGCRPPKRRRV; encoded by the coding sequence ATGGCACAGGCCAAGTCCGCCGCGCGCAAGCCGCGCCGCAAAGAGAAGAAGAACATCGCCGTGGGCCAGGCCCACATCAAGTCGACGTTCAACAACACCATCGTTTCGATCACCGACCCCTCGGGTGCCGTCATCAGCTGGGCCTCGTCCGGCGGTGTCGGGTTCAAGGGCTCGCGCAAGTCGACGCCCTACGCCGCCGGCATGGCCGCGGAGTCGGCCGCTCGCCAGGCTCAGGAGCACGGCGTCAAGAAGGTCGACGTCTTCGTGAAGGGTCCGGGTTCGGGTCGTGAGACCGCGATCCGCTCGCTGACCGCGGCCGGCCTCGAGGTCGGCTCGATCCAGGACGTGACGCCGCAGGCCCACAACGGCTGCCGTCCGCCCAAGCGTCGCCGCGTCTGA
- the rpsM gene encoding 30S ribosomal protein S13 — MARLAGVDIPRDKRVVIALTYIYGVGRTRSVEILNATGISQDVRVKDLTDDQLVALRDHIEGTYKVEGDLRREVAADIRRKVEIGSYEGLRHRRGLPVRGQRTKTNARTRKGPKRTVAGKKKAR, encoded by the coding sequence ATGGCACGTCTCGCCGGCGTCGACATCCCGCGCGACAAGCGCGTGGTGATCGCACTTACTTACATCTACGGCGTGGGCCGCACCCGCTCCGTCGAGATCCTGAACGCCACTGGCATCAGCCAGGACGTCCGCGTCAAGGACCTCACCGACGACCAGCTGGTCGCGCTTCGCGACCACATCGAAGGCACCTACAAGGTGGAGGGTGACCTCCGTCGCGAGGTCGCCGCCGACATCCGCCGCAAGGTCGAGATCGGTTCCTACGAGGGCCTGCGCCACCGCCGCGGCCTCCCGGTGCGCGGTCAGCGCACGAAGACGAATGCGCGTACCCGCAAGGGTCCCAAGCGCACCGTCGCCGGCAAGAAGAAGGCGCGCTAA
- the rpmJ gene encoding 50S ribosomal protein L36, whose amino-acid sequence MKVNPSVKPICDHCKVIRRHGRVMVICKSNPRHKQRQG is encoded by the coding sequence ATGAAGGTCAATCCCTCCGTCAAGCCCATCTGCGACCACTGCAAGGTGATCCGTCGTCACGGCCGCGTGATGGTGATCTGCAAGAGCAACCCGCGCCACAAGCAGCGTCAGGGCTGA
- the infA gene encoding translation initiation factor IF-1 codes for MAKKDGVIEIEGTVSEALPNAMFRVELTNGHKVLATISGKMRQNYIRIIPEDRVVVELSPYDLTRGRIVYRYR; via the coding sequence ATGGCGAAGAAAGACGGTGTCATCGAGATCGAGGGCACGGTGTCCGAGGCACTGCCCAACGCGATGTTCCGTGTCGAGCTGACCAACGGTCACAAGGTGCTCGCCACCATCTCGGGCAAGATGCGGCAGAACTACATCCGCATCATCCCCGAGGACCGTGTCGTCGTCGAGCTGAGCCCCTACGACCTCACCCGTGGTCGTATCGTCTACCGCTACCGCTGA
- a CDS encoding DsbA family protein, translated as MMMAAARKATNWFAIGVTAAAVVVVLVVGGVVWFANSQATSPGTLPQSSAVNTDTGAIAVGSGPKTVDTYVDFMCPVCNSFEQSYGPTLQQLVDADSITLNIHPIAILDRLSQGTDYSTRAANAAYCVAVDDPGAVSAFVKALYAQQPKENTAGLDDATLASVATSAGASDAVSSCISDGTYTKFVTAMTEKTPLQAGATSIQTPTIAIDGTVLTNKTDLSGDPQKDIVARLNG; from the coding sequence ATGATGATGGCTGCCGCGCGCAAAGCGACGAACTGGTTCGCGATCGGGGTGACGGCTGCCGCGGTCGTCGTCGTGCTCGTCGTGGGCGGTGTCGTGTGGTTCGCCAACAGCCAGGCCACCTCTCCCGGCACTCTCCCGCAGTCGTCCGCGGTGAACACCGACACCGGCGCCATCGCGGTGGGGTCGGGACCGAAGACCGTCGACACGTACGTCGATTTCATGTGCCCGGTGTGCAACTCGTTCGAGCAGTCCTACGGCCCCACGCTGCAGCAGTTGGTTGACGCAGACAGCATCACGTTGAACATCCACCCGATCGCGATTCTCGACCGTCTCTCGCAGGGCACCGACTACTCGACGCGTGCGGCGAATGCCGCCTACTGCGTCGCTGTCGACGACCCCGGCGCGGTGTCGGCGTTCGTCAAGGCGCTCTACGCGCAGCAGCCGAAAGAGAACACGGCGGGACTCGATGACGCGACGCTGGCCTCCGTCGCCACGAGCGCGGGTGCGTCCGACGCCGTATCGTCCTGCATCTCTGACGGCACGTACACGAAGTTCGTGACGGCGATGACTGAGAAGACTCCGTTGCAGGCGGGTGCCACGAGTATTCAGACCCCCACCATCGCGATCGACGGGACGGTCCTGACCAACAAGACCGACCTGTCGGGCGACCCGCAGAAAGATATTGTCGCGCGCCTGAACGGGTGA
- the map gene encoding type I methionyl aminopeptidase yields MVLRSSIYKKPAQLRSMVEPGLITADALDAVRALIAPGVTTLDLDAAASAVITSRGAKSNFQMVRGYRHTICASVNEQVVHGIPGSRALQPGDIVSVDAGAEFRGWNGDSAFTAIVPGEASEELVAPRRRLSEVTEGSLWAGIAALSRASHLGEVGAAIERYIDENAPDGGYGILRDYVGHGIGRKMHESPSIFNYATADRGAEIRPGLAVAIEPMVVIGDQETFVEDDGWTVSTVDGTAGSHWEHSVAVHDGGIWVLTAHDGGAEKLAPFGVVPKEID; encoded by the coding sequence GTGGTGCTGCGTTCGTCGATCTACAAGAAGCCCGCGCAACTGCGCTCGATGGTCGAACCGGGTCTGATCACGGCTGATGCCTTGGATGCCGTACGCGCCCTGATCGCGCCGGGTGTCACGACCCTCGACCTCGATGCCGCGGCATCCGCCGTCATCACCTCACGCGGCGCGAAGTCGAACTTTCAGATGGTCCGCGGCTATCGGCACACGATCTGCGCCTCGGTCAACGAGCAGGTCGTGCATGGCATCCCCGGAAGCCGCGCTCTCCAGCCCGGCGACATCGTCTCCGTCGACGCGGGTGCGGAGTTCCGGGGATGGAACGGCGACTCGGCGTTCACCGCGATCGTGCCTGGTGAGGCGTCGGAAGAGCTCGTCGCGCCCCGTCGACGCCTGTCCGAGGTGACCGAGGGGTCGCTGTGGGCCGGGATCGCCGCGCTCAGCCGCGCCTCCCACCTCGGCGAGGTCGGAGCCGCCATCGAGCGTTACATCGACGAGAACGCGCCCGACGGGGGCTACGGCATCCTGCGCGACTACGTCGGTCACGGTATCGGCCGGAAGATGCACGAGTCGCCGAGCATCTTCAATTACGCCACGGCGGATCGAGGAGCCGAGATCCGCCCCGGCCTCGCTGTCGCTATCGAGCCGATGGTCGTCATCGGCGATCAGGAGACCTTCGTCGAGGACGACGGCTGGACCGTCTCCACGGTCGACGGGACGGCCGGCTCCCACTGGGAACATAGCGTCGCCGTGCATGATGGGGGCATCTGGGTCCTCACCGCGCATGACGGCGGTGCCGAGAAGCTGGCGCCGTTCGGTGTGGTGCCGAAGGAGATCGACTGA
- a CDS encoding adenylate kinase — translation MTARLLIVGPQGSGKGTQGVRVGDALGIAVVSTGDVFRAHVKEGTELGLQVTSILDAGDLVPDELTSAVVRDRLGQADAADGFLLDGYPRNLAQVMHLDQFLGGRDEKLDAVIALIVPRNESVARLTARAAEQGRTDDTEEAIATRLGIYERETAPILDVYRTRGIVDEIDGVGTLDEVTARIFAALEARGIVAPSAV, via the coding sequence ATGACCGCGCGTCTTCTGATCGTGGGGCCCCAGGGCTCGGGCAAGGGTACACAGGGCGTCCGAGTGGGCGATGCCCTCGGCATCGCCGTGGTGTCGACGGGCGACGTGTTCCGCGCCCACGTCAAAGAGGGCACCGAACTCGGCCTCCAGGTGACGTCGATCCTCGACGCGGGCGATCTCGTGCCCGACGAGCTGACCAGCGCGGTCGTGCGCGATCGCCTCGGGCAGGCCGACGCCGCGGACGGCTTCCTCCTCGACGGATATCCCCGCAACCTCGCCCAGGTGATGCACCTGGACCAGTTCCTCGGCGGCCGCGACGAGAAGCTCGACGCCGTCATCGCGCTGATCGTCCCGCGCAACGAATCCGTCGCCCGCCTCACCGCCCGTGCCGCCGAGCAGGGGCGCACCGACGACACCGAAGAGGCCATCGCCACGCGCTTGGGCATCTACGAGCGGGAAACGGCGCCGATCCTCGACGTCTATCGCACGCGCGGAATCGTCGACGAGATCGACGGCGTCGGAACGCTCGACGAGGTCACCGCCCGCATCTTCGCGGCGTTGGAGGCGCGCGGCATCGTCGCGCCGTCGGCTGTCTGA
- the secY gene encoding preprotein translocase subunit SecY, translated as MFSAIARVFRTPDLRRKIAFTLGIIAIYRLGAHVPTPFVDFPNVQQCLNQSGGTEGLLSLVNLFSGGALLQLSIFALGVMPYITATIIVQLLRVVIPHFETLYKEGQAGQAKLTQYTRYLTIALALLQSTTLVTVARSGQLFGSAGVPECQQLLTNDIWWAQLLMIITMTAGTGLVMWFAELVTERGVGNGMSILIFTSIAATFPGAMLAILNTRGVEVFLLVLAVSIVIVALVVFVEQSQRRIPVQYAKRMVGRRTYGGTNTYIPIKVNMAGVVPVIFASSLLYIPALIAQFNQPQAGQEPAAWVTWISQYLTRGDHPLYMLIYFLLIVGFTYFYVAITFNPVDVADNMKKYGGFIPGIRAGRPTAEYLDYVLTRITLPGSIYLGLIALLPLVALATVGANQNFPFGGASILIIVGVGLETVKQIDAQLQQRHYEGLLR; from the coding sequence TTGTTCAGCGCCATCGCGCGGGTTTTCCGCACGCCCGACCTGAGGCGGAAGATCGCCTTCACGCTGGGCATCATCGCCATCTACCGGCTGGGTGCCCACGTTCCGACGCCTTTCGTCGACTTCCCCAACGTCCAGCAGTGTCTGAACCAGTCGGGCGGTACCGAGGGACTGCTCTCGCTGGTCAACCTGTTCTCCGGTGGCGCGCTGCTGCAGTTGTCGATCTTCGCGCTCGGCGTGATGCCCTACATCACGGCGACCATCATCGTCCAGCTCCTGCGCGTGGTCATCCCTCACTTCGAGACGCTCTACAAAGAGGGGCAGGCGGGTCAGGCCAAGCTCACGCAGTACACCCGTTACCTGACGATCGCGCTCGCCCTGCTGCAGTCGACCACCCTCGTCACCGTCGCCCGTTCCGGCCAACTCTTCGGCTCGGCGGGCGTCCCCGAGTGCCAGCAGCTGCTCACCAACGACATCTGGTGGGCGCAGCTGCTCATGATCATCACCATGACCGCCGGTACCGGCCTCGTCATGTGGTTCGCGGAGCTCGTCACCGAGCGCGGCGTCGGCAACGGCATGTCGATCCTCATCTTCACCTCGATCGCGGCCACCTTCCCGGGTGCCATGCTGGCGATCCTGAACACGCGCGGCGTGGAGGTCTTCCTCCTCGTGCTGGCGGTCAGCATCGTGATCGTCGCGCTCGTCGTGTTCGTCGAGCAGTCGCAGCGCCGTATCCCCGTGCAGTACGCCAAACGCATGGTCGGCCGTCGCACCTACGGCGGGACGAACACGTACATTCCGATCAAGGTCAACATGGCCGGCGTCGTGCCCGTCATCTTCGCCTCGTCGCTGCTGTACATCCCCGCGCTGATCGCGCAGTTCAATCAGCCCCAGGCGGGTCAGGAGCCGGCCGCGTGGGTCACGTGGATCTCGCAGTACCTCACGCGCGGCGACCACCCGCTGTACATGCTGATCTACTTCCTCCTCATCGTCGGCTTCACCTACTTCTACGTCGCGATCACGTTCAACCCGGTCGACGTCGCAGACAACATGAAGAAGTACGGCGGCTTCATCCCCGGCATCCGTGCCGGCCGTCCCACGGCGGAGTACCTCGACTACGTGCTGACGCGTATCACGCTCCCGGGATCGATCTACCTCGGCCTCATCGCGCTGCTGCCCCTCGTGGCTCTCGCGACGGTCGGTGCCAACCAGAACTTCCCCTTCGGCGGGGCGTCGATCCTCATCATCGTGGGTGTCGGCCTCGAGACGGTGAAGCAGATCGACGCGCAACTCCAGCAGCGTCACTACGAAGGGCTGCTGCGATGA
- the rplO gene encoding 50S ribosomal protein L15 produces the protein MADKKDETATVDAPKKASARKTAEKKEAPAARPGVLKVHHLRPVPGARTAKTRVGRGEGSKGKTAGRGTKGTKARYQVKVGFEGGQMPLHMRTPKLRGFKNPFRVEYQVVNLDKLAELYPQGGDVTVAGLVAKGAVRKNEKVKVLGTGDISVALTVSVDKVSGSAEQKIVAAGGSVN, from the coding sequence ATGGCTGACAAGAAGGACGAGACCGCTACGGTCGACGCCCCGAAGAAGGCCTCGGCCCGTAAGACGGCCGAGAAGAAGGAAGCTCCCGCGGCGCGCCCCGGCGTGCTCAAGGTCCACCACCTGCGTCCCGTCCCGGGCGCCCGTACCGCCAAGACCCGTGTGGGTCGTGGTGAGGGCTCGAAGGGTAAGACGGCCGGTCGCGGTACCAAGGGAACCAAGGCCCGTTACCAGGTCAAGGTCGGCTTCGAGGGTGGGCAGATGCCGCTGCACATGCGCACCCCGAAGCTGCGCGGCTTCAAGAACCCGTTCCGCGTCGAGTACCAGGTCGTGAACCTGGACAAGCTCGCCGAGCTCTACCCGCAGGGCGGTGACGTCACGGTCGCCGGCCTCGTGGCCAAGGGCGCCGTGCGCAAGAACGAGAAGGTCAAGGTGCTCGGCACCGGCGACATCTCGGTCGCGCTGACCGTCTCGGTCGACAAGGTCTCCGGCTCCGCCGAGCAGAAGATCGTCGCCGCTGGCGGTTCCGTCAACTGA
- the rpmD gene encoding 50S ribosomal protein L30: MAERLKVTQIKSKVSEKQNQRDTLRSLGLKRIGDSVVRPDDAQTRGYVKTVAHLVKVEEID; this comes from the coding sequence ATGGCCGAGCGTCTGAAGGTCACGCAGATCAAGTCCAAGGTGAGCGAGAAGCAGAACCAGCGTGACACGCTGCGTTCGCTCGGTCTCAAGCGGATCGGCGACTCGGTCGTCCGTCCCGACGACGCGCAGACGCGCGGTTACGTCAAGACCGTCGCCCACCTCGTCAAGGTTGAGGAGATCGACTAA
- the rpsE gene encoding 30S ribosomal protein S5: MSDNKETEVTDQTAPAEGAAAATAPAEREREPRRGGRERNANQRDRGSRDRNESQFLERVVTINRVSKVVKGGRRFSFTALVVVGDGNGVVGVGYGKAREVPLAISKGVEEAKRNFFRVPRSGSTIPHPVQGEAAAGVVLLRPAAAGTGVIAGGPVRAVLECAGIHDVLSKSLGSSNTINIVHATVEALKSLEEPRAVAARRGLEFDQVAPARLVRAEAAAQKVGA; encoded by the coding sequence GTGAGTGACAACAAGGAGACCGAAGTGACCGACCAGACTGCCCCGGCTGAGGGTGCGGCTGCGGCCACGGCGCCCGCCGAGCGTGAGCGTGAGCCGCGTCGCGGTGGTCGCGAGCGCAACGCCAACCAGCGCGACCGTGGTTCGCGCGACCGCAACGAGAGCCAGTTCCTCGAGCGCGTCGTGACGATCAACCGCGTGTCGAAGGTCGTCAAGGGTGGTCGTCGCTTCAGCTTCACCGCGCTCGTGGTCGTCGGCGACGGCAACGGCGTGGTGGGTGTCGGCTACGGCAAGGCCCGCGAAGTCCCCCTCGCCATCTCGAAGGGTGTCGAAGAGGCCAAGCGCAACTTCTTCCGCGTTCCCCGCTCGGGCTCGACCATCCCGCACCCCGTCCAGGGTGAGGCTGCCGCCGGTGTGGTGCTCCTGCGCCCCGCCGCCGCCGGTACCGGTGTTATCGCCGGTGGTCCCGTCCGCGCCGTCCTCGAGTGCGCCGGCATCCACGACGTACTGTCGAAGTCGCTCGGCTCGTCGAACACGATCAACATCGTGCACGCGACCGTCGAGGCGCTGAAGTCGCTCGAAGAGCCCCGTGCCGTGGCTGCCCGCCGTGGCCTGGAGTTCGACCAGGTCGCTCCGGCCCGCCTCGTGCGCGCCGAAGCCGCCGCTCAGAAGGTAGGTGCCTGA
- the rplR gene encoding 50S ribosomal protein L18 translates to MAVKTKSVARARRHARLRKKVVGTELRPRLVVTRSARHVFVQVVDDSKGHTVASASTLETDLRGFDGDKTAKARKVGELVAERAKAVGVSDVVFDRGGNRYAGRVAAIADGAREGGLNL, encoded by the coding sequence ATGGCTGTCAAGACAAAGTCCGTCGCTCGTGCTCGTCGCCACGCGCGTCTTCGCAAGAAGGTCGTGGGCACCGAGCTTCGTCCCCGCCTCGTCGTGACGCGCTCCGCGCGCCACGTGTTCGTCCAGGTCGTGGACGACAGCAAGGGCCACACCGTGGCCTCCGCCTCCACCCTCGAGACCGACCTGCGCGGCTTCGACGGTGACAAGACCGCCAAGGCCCGCAAGGTCGGCGAGCTCGTCGCCGAGCGTGCGAAGGCCGTCGGTGTGTCCGACGTCGTGTTCGACCGCGGTGGCAACCGGTACGCCGGTCGCGTCGCCGCGATCGCCGACGGTGCCCGCGAAGGAGGGCTGAACCTGTGA
- the rplF gene encoding 50S ribosomal protein L6 encodes MSRIGRLPIDIPAGVTVSVNGREVSVKGPKGELALTVAQPLEVSVEENQVLVTRPDDERESRSLHGLTRTLINNNIIGVTQGYTKGLEVVGTGYRVAQKGSSVEFALGFSHPVLIDPPAGITLTVEGNNKLTVSGIDKQAVGEAAANIRKIRKPEPYKGKGVRYAGEVVRRKAGKSGK; translated from the coding sequence ATGTCGCGTATCGGACGTCTTCCCATCGACATCCCCGCCGGCGTCACCGTTTCGGTGAACGGCCGGGAGGTCTCCGTCAAGGGCCCGAAGGGCGAGCTCGCGCTCACCGTCGCCCAGCCCCTCGAGGTGTCGGTCGAAGAGAACCAGGTTCTCGTCACCCGCCCCGACGACGAGCGCGAGTCGCGGTCGCTCCACGGCCTGACCCGCACGCTCATCAACAACAACATCATCGGTGTCACCCAGGGCTACACCAAGGGCCTCGAGGTCGTCGGCACGGGTTACCGCGTCGCCCAGAAGGGCAGCTCGGTCGAGTTCGCCCTCGGGTTCTCGCACCCCGTCCTGATCGACCCGCCCGCGGGCATCACCCTCACGGTCGAAGGCAACAACAAGCTCACCGTGAGCGGCATCGACAAGCAGGCCGTCGGCGAGGCCGCAGCCAACATCCGCAAGATCCGCAAGCCCGAGCCCTACAAGGGCAAGGGTGTGCGGTACGCGGGCGAGGTCGTCCGCCGCAAGGCCGGAAAGAGTGGTAAGTGA
- the rpsH gene encoding 30S ribosomal protein S8 codes for MTMTDPVADMLTRLRNANSAHHDSVSMPSSKLKTNIAAILKQEGYIADWNVEDARVGQTLNMTLKYGPNRERSIAGIKRVSKPGLRVYAKSTEVPTVLGGLGVAILSTSSGLLTDRQAEQKGVGGEVLAYVW; via the coding sequence ATGACGATGACAGACCCGGTCGCAGACATGCTGACCCGTCTGCGCAACGCGAACTCGGCGCACCACGACTCCGTGTCGATGCCGAGCTCGAAGCTCAAGACCAACATCGCCGCCATCCTCAAGCAGGAGGGTTACATCGCCGACTGGAACGTCGAGGACGCACGCGTCGGCCAGACCCTCAACATGACGCTGAAGTACGGCCCGAACCGCGAGCGGTCGATCGCCGGCATCAAGCGCGTCTCCAAGCCCGGCCTCCGCGTGTACGCGAAGTCGACCGAGGTCCCCACGGTCCTCGGCGGGCTCGGCGTCGCCATCCTGTCCACCTCCTCCGGTCTCCTCACCGACCGTCAGGCCGAGCAGAAGGGCGTCGGCGGGGAAGTCCTCGCCTACGTGTGGTGA
- the rplE gene encoding 50S ribosomal protein L5 — protein sequence MSTVTAAETGKIQPRLKQKYNAEIKKALQDEFGYENVMQIPGLVKVVVNTGVGEAARDSKVIDGAVDDLTKITGQKPVVTKARKSIAQFKLREGQAIGAHVTLRGDRAWEFVDRLVNLALPRIRDFRGLSAKQFDGNGNYTFGLQEQSVFHEIDQDRIDRVRGFDITIVTTAKTDDEGRSLLRQLGFPFQAADAQA from the coding sequence ATGAGCACCGTGACTGCCGCGGAGACTGGCAAGATCCAGCCCCGCCTCAAGCAGAAGTACAACGCCGAGATCAAGAAGGCGCTGCAGGACGAGTTCGGCTACGAGAACGTCATGCAGATCCCCGGCCTGGTCAAGGTCGTCGTGAACACCGGTGTCGGCGAGGCCGCTCGTGACAGCAAGGTGATCGATGGTGCGGTCGACGACCTCACCAAGATCACCGGTCAGAAGCCCGTCGTCACGAAGGCTCGCAAGTCCATCGCGCAGTTCAAGCTGCGCGAGGGCCAGGCCATCGGCGCGCACGTCACCCTCCGCGGTGACCGCGCGTGGGAGTTCGTGGACCGCCTGGTCAACCTCGCACTGCCCCGCATCCGCGACTTCCGCGGACTGTCGGCCAAGCAGTTCGACGGCAACGGCAACTACACCTTCGGTCTCCAGGAGCAGTCCGTGTTCCACGAGATCGATCAGGACCGCATCGACCGCGTGCGTGGTTTCGACATCACCATCGTCACCACCGCCAAGACCGACGACGAGGGCCGCTCTCTGCTGCGTCAGCTCGGCTTCCCGTTCCAGGCGGCCGACGCTCAGGCGTAA